The following coding sequences are from one Triticum aestivum cultivar Chinese Spring chromosome 5A, IWGSC CS RefSeq v2.1, whole genome shotgun sequence window:
- the LOC123105658 gene encoding dihydrolipoyllysine-residue acetyltransferase component 4 of pyruvate dehydrogenase complex, chloroplastic: protein MAASSAPLAFSASASALSARLRLAAPAPASCAATTRRRRPVVVRAKIREIFMPALSSTMTEGKIVSWAAAEGDRVTKGDAVVVVESDKADMDVETFYDGIVAAVLVPAGETAPVGAPIALLAESEEDVALAVAQAKALSSGQPQQQAPAPSDAAAPPPPPAAPVAAAPAPVAAGTKGVATPQAKKLAKQHRVDLAKVTGTGQFGRITPADVEAAAGIQPKPKVAPTPAAAPVAAASSVKAVPQAAVLPPVPGATVVPFTAMQAAVSKNMVESLSVPAFRVGYPILTDKLDALYEKVKPKGVTMTVLLAKAAAMALAQHPVVNASCRDGTSFTYNSSINIAVAVSIDGGLITPVLEQADKLDIYLLSQKWKELVKKARAKQLQPNEYNSGTFTLSNLGMFGVDRFDAILPPGQGAIMAVGASKPTVAADKDGFFSVKSKMMVNVTADHRIVYGADLAAFLQTFAKIIEDPESLTL, encoded by the exons ATGGCCGCGTCCTCGGCCCCCCTCGCgttctccgcctccgcctccgccctgtCCGCGCGCCTGCGCctcgcggcgccggcgccggcgtcgtGCGCGGCCACGACGCGCCGGCGCCGCCCGGTGGTGGTCCGCGCCAAGATCCGGGAGATCTTCATGCCGGCGCTCAGCTCCACCATGACGGAGGGCAAGATCGTGTCCTGGGCCGCCGCGGAGGGCGACCGCGTCACCAAGGGCGACGCCGTCGTGGTCGTCGAGTCCGACAAGGCCGACATGGACGTCGAGACCTTCTACGACGGCATcgtcgccgccgtcctcgtccccgCGGGGGAGACCGCCCCCGTCGGCGCCCCCATCGCCCTGCTCGCCGAGTCTGAGGAGGACGTCGCGCTCGCCGTCGCCCAGGCCAAGGCGCTCTCCAGCGGACAGCCCCAGCAGCAGGCCCCTGCTCCTTCGGACGCCGCCGCTCCACCGCCCCCGCCGGCGGCTCCGGTGGCTGCTGCTCCCGCGCCTGTGGCCGCGGGGACCAAGGGCGTTGCCACGCCGCAGGCTAAGAAGCTGGCCAAGCAGCATAGGGTGGACCTTGCCAAGGTGACCGGCACCGGGCAGTTCGGCCGAATTACGCCGGCTGATGTTGAGGCAGCCGCTGGCATCCAGCCAAAACCAAAGGTGGCTCCCACTCCTGCTGCTGCACCTGTGGCTGCAGCTTCGTCAGTAAAGGCCGTGCCTCAGGCCGCCGTGCTTCCGCCGGTGCCCGGTGCCACGGTAGTTCCGTTCACTGCAATGCAGGCTGCAGTGAGCAAGAACATGGTAGAGAGCCTGTCAGTGCCAGCATTCCGTGTTGGTTACCCCATTCTCACTGATAAGCTCGATGCGCTGTATGAGAAG GTGAAGCCAAAGGGGGTGACGATGACTGTGTTGCTTGCGAAGGCCGCTGCCATGGCGCTTGCGCAGCACCCTGTGGTGAACGCTAGCTGCAGGGATGGTACGAGCTTCACTTACAACAGTTCCATCAATATTGCTGTGGCTGTATCTATTGATGGTGGACTCATCACACCCGTCCTGGAGCAAGCTGATAAG CTGGATATATATTTACTCTCACAAAAATGGAAGGAACTAGTCAAGAAGGCACGGGCAAAACAGCTTCAACCGAATGAGTACAACTCTG GGACATTTACTCTGTCCAACTTGGGCATGTTTGGTGTAGATAGATTTGATGCAATTCTTCCACCTGGCCAG GGAGCTATAATGGCTGTTGGAGCCTCAAAACCTACAGTGGCAGCTGATAAAGATGGTTTCTTCAGTGTTAAGAGCAAAATGATG GTCAATGTCACAGCTGATCACAGGATTGTTTATGGTGCTGATTTGGCAGCATTCCTGCAAACTTTTGCGAAAATTATTGAGGATCCTGAGAGCCTAACTTTGTAG
- the LOC123105659 gene encoding anaphase-promoting complex subunit 11, with amino-acid sequence MKVKILQWHAVASWTWDAQDETCGICRMAFDGCCPDCKFPGDECPIIWGACNHAFHLHCILKWVNSQTSTALCPMCRREWQFKG; translated from the coding sequence ATGAAGGTCAAAATTCTTCAGTGGCATGCGGTGGCTTCTTGGACATGGGACGCACAGGATGAGACATGTGGCATATGCAGGATGGCTTTTGACGGCTGCTGCCCTGACTGTAAGTTCCCTGGTGATGAGTGCCCAATCATTTGGGGTGCCTGCAACCATGCTTTCCATCTTCACTGCATACTCAAGTGGGTCAATTCTCAAACATCAACCGCCCTTTGCCCTATgtgccgtagggagtggcagttcAAGGGCTAA